The region ATTACTTTGGCAAAGATGTGGAAGAAATGTGATATCTTTGTAGATCATGGAATTGATGAAGCTGAAGTGGTACCTGATTTCTTGTTACCTGCACTTGAGGAGGTTGATAAAGGAAATGAAACTGAAATTGTTTATGAAGGACAAGCTGATGGTGAAGCTGATATTGAGGTTCATGATGAGTATGCTCTAGAGNNNNNNNNNNNNNNNNNNNNNNNNNNNNNNNNNNNNNNNNNNNNNNNNNNNNNNNNNNNNNNNNNNNNNNNNNNNNNNNNNNNNNNNNNNNNNNNNNNNNNNNNNNNNNNNNNNNNNNNNNNNNNNNNNNNNNNNNNNNNNNNNNNNNNNNNNNNNNNNNNNNNNNNNNNNNNNNNNNNNNNNNNNNNNNNNNNNNNNNNNNNNNNNNNNNNNNNNNNNNNNNNNNNNNNNNNNNNNNNNNNNNNNNNNNNNNNNNNNNNNNNNNNNNNNNNNNNNNNNNNNNNNNNNNNNNNNNNNNNNNNNNNNNNNNNNNNNNNNNNNNNNNNNNNNNNNNNNNNNNNNNNNNNNNNNNNNNNNNNNNNNNNNNNNNNNNNNNNNNNNNNNNNNNNNNNNNNNNNNNNNNNNNNNNNNNNNNNNNNNNNNNNNNNNNNNNNNNNNNNNNNNNNNNNNNNNNNNNNNNNNNNNNNNNNNNNNNNNNNNNNNNNNNNNNNNNNNNNNNNNNNNNNNNNNNNNNNNNNNNNNNNNNNNNNNNNNNNNNNNNNNNNNNNNNNNNNNNNNNNNNNNNNNNNNNNNNNNNNNNNNNNNNNNNNNNNNNNNNNNNNNNNNNNNNNNNNNNNNNNNNNNNNNNNNNNNNNNNNNNNNNNNNNNNNNNNNNNNNNNNNNNNNNNNNNNNNNNNNNNNNNNNNNNNNNNNNNNNNNNNNNNNNNNNNNNNNNNNNNNNNNNNNNNNNNNNNNNNNNNNNNNNNNNNNNNNNNNNNNNNNNNNNNNNNNNNNNNNNNNNNNNNNNNNNNNNNNNNNNNNNNNNNNNNNNNNNNNNNNNNNNNNNNNNNNNNNNNNNNNNNNNNNNNNNNNNNNNNNNNNNNNNNNNNNNNNNNNNNNNNNNNNNNNNNNNNNNNNNNNNNNNNNNNNNNNNNNNNNNNNNNNNNNNNNNNNNNNNNNNNNNNNNNNNNNNNNNNNNNNNNNNNNNNNNNNNNNNNNNNNNNNNNNNNNNNNNNNNNNNtcaatacacacgagaggttgaaaagatttgcaaaatcttatacaagtctattcaccccccctctagacttgtaccccatccccttgggaccaacaataaggatggtgttttggttaggccggagtcctgaaaatggagtcggcactcggtcaaccgtgcctccctgaaaagacagtgtgaaaagaagttataaggatggtgttttggttaggccggagtNNNNNNNNNNNNNNNNNNNNNNNNNNNNNNNNNNNNNNNNNNNNNNNNNNNNNNNNNNNNNNNNNNNNNNNNNNNNNNNNNNNNNNNNNNNNNNNNNNNNNNNNNNNNNNNNNNNNNNNNNNNNNNNNNNNNNNNNNNNNNNNNNNNNNNNNNNNNNNNNNNNNNNNNNNNNNNNNNNNNNNNNNNNNNNNNNNNNNNNNNNNNNNNNNNNNNNNNNNNNNNNNNNNNNNNNNNNNNNNNNNNNNNNNNNNNNNNNNNNNNNNNNNNNNNNNNNNNNNNNNNNNNNNNNNNNNNNNNNNNNNNNNNNNNNNNNNNNNNNNNNNNNNNNNNNaaggatggcgttttggttaggccggagtactgcaaatggagtcggcactcggtcaaccgtgcctcgctgaaaagggagtgtgaaaagaagtcataaggatggtgttttggttaggccggagtcttgaaaatggagtcggcactcggtcaaccgtgcctccctgaaNNNNNNNNNNNNNNNNNNNNNNNNNNNNNNNNNNNNNNNNNNNNNNNNNNNNNNNNNNNNNNNNNNNNNNNNNNNNNNNNNNNNNNNNNNNNNNNNNNNNNNNNNNNNNNNNNNNNNNNNNNNNNNNNNNNNNNNNNNNNNNNNNNNNNNNNNNNNNNNNNNNNNNNNNNNNNNNNNNNNNNNNNNNNNNNNNNNNNNNNNNNNNNNNNNNNNNNNNNNNNNNNNNNNNNNNNNNNNNNNNNNNNNNNNNNNNNNNNNNNNNNNNNNNNNNNNNNNNNNNNNNNNNNNNNNNNNNNNNNNNNNNNNNNNNNNNNNNNNNNNNNNNNNNNNNNNNNNNNNNNNNNNNNNNNNNNNNNNNNNNNNNNNNNNNNNNNNNNNNNNNNNNNNNNNNNNNNNNNNNNNNNNNNNNNNNNNNNNNNNNNNNNNNNNNNNNNNNNNNNNNNNNNNNNNNNNNNNNNNNNNNNNNNNNNNNNNNNNNNNNNNNNNNNNNNNNNNNNNNNNNNNNNNNNNNNNNNNNNNNNNNNNNNNNNNNNNNNNNNNNNNNNNNNNNNNNNNNNNNNNNNNNNNNNNNNNNNNNNNNNNNNNNNNNNNNNNNNNNNNNNNNNNNNNNNNNNNNNNNNNNNNNNNNNNNNNNNNNNNNNNNNNNNNNNNNNNNNNNNNNNNNNNNNNNNNNNNNNNNNNNNNNNNNNNNNNNNNNNNNNNNNNNNNNNNNNNNNNNNNNNNNNNNNNNNNNNNNNNNNNNNNNNNNNNNNNNNNNNNNNNNNNNNNNNNNNNNNNNNNNNNNNNNNNNNNNNNNNNNNNNNNNNNNNNNNNNNNNNNNNNNNNNNNNNNNNNNNNNNNNNNNNNNNNNNNNNNNNNNNNNNNNNNNNNNNNNNNNNNNNNNNNNNNNNNNNNNNNNNNNNNNNNNNNNNNNNNNNNNNNNNNNNNNNNNNNNNNNNNNNNNNNNNNNNNNNNNNNNNNNNNNNNNNNNNNNNNNNNNNNNNNNNNNNNNNNNNNNNNNCCCCCCCCCCCTACTCCCACTACCTTTGTGTGCTCTGCCGCATGCCCTAATGACAGGTGCCCCTACTGCTGTCTTTGTCTCTTTTCATGCTGGATTTTGGCCCATGCACCCATGGCCTAGTCTTGGCTACTTGTTAAGTGGGTCAATCGCATTGGGCTGCGGGGTGGTTGGGCTCATCTGTGCAGCATAACCCCAACACATACTTTTCTCATAGTTATTTTAGCCTACTATGTGTTGTTTTAAAGTTCATTGTTTTACAAGTTAAGAAGCTATATGATTCTTTGTTGCTTATTTAGGTGTGAAGGCGACTTATCTTCTTGCAGTAGCATTCTTAGAGATAATAAGATTTATTAGCAATGGTGGAATCCTCAATGTGCACCCTAGTTCAACTGCTTCTCGAAGTTCTTTCAGCTGTGTTTTTGAATATTTGAAAAGTCCTAATCTTGTGCCAGCTGTTTCCCAGTGCTTGACAGCAATTGTTCACAGAGCTTTTGAAACTGCATTAAGCTGGCTGGTATTTATtaatccatatatatttttagttcgaAGCTTCTGTAATGCTTTGTTTTCTATTTCTGTGCTTCTGAAAAACTTGCTTTGTCTatataaattgtacaatgacCTGGAACTTTCATGCTTGCACCTTTCATATGATTAGTATGCGAGGACAGGAATTCGTTTTGCAACAAGCTGACTGATTAAGTAAATTTTTAGATTATATTTACGGTCTAACTCGTGACACATGTTTgtcaaaaaaatgttaaaacgagtattaatttttttggacTTTTGCTTTCCAGTCATCTACCCTATGCCTTTCAAGAAAACTAGAGACTAAAGCATAACCTTGATACTCTGAGTATGCCCcagaatttttttaatcattcaaGAACTTTATGTTTGTAACCAAACTTTTTCCCAGTGTCACACCTTGCAGGTTGTAGCCACATTTCATGTTCTATGGAACTTCAGCTTGTACTGAGATGTATCTtaagattattatatatagattagGAATCatcatttattataaataattaaatagataagtaaataaatactttaatgTAGATACATATTGACACTCAAAATTGATAATGAAAGGAAGAGTTATTGCAAAGCTTTTTCATTTCCTACTGCATTATGTTTTTGCAGACCATTTGAATTGAAAGTTATTAATTTTACACATTGATTGGGGAAACAAATGTAAATTCTATGCTgtttgttttaatgtttaaaaatattGCAGATCATTAAGAACCAGTGTCCTTCATGTTTGGCAATTAAGTGTACCTCAAATTCcacttgttattttattaatttgagttTTTATTTAACTTATTTACTTATATGCAAATGTGATTTATTCTTGCAACATGCTGTAGGAAGATCAAACATCTGACTCTGGGCGGGCTTCTGAAACTCGAGAAACTACTCTATCTATCCATGCCTGCTTTCTCATAAAAAACTTGACTCAGAGGGATGAACATGTACGAGATATCTCAGTTAATTTGTTGAATCAATTTAGAGACCGGTTCCCTCAGGTTCAATCCCATCACTACCATTTTAGGTTATGTTTTGCACTTTGTATTTCCTTCAGGTGCTCAGTATTTCCCCACAAATGTTTTATATTTGTGCAGATTTTGTGGAACTCTTCTTGTCTGGATTCACTGCTGCTCTCTGTTCAGAATGATCCTTCTTCAGCTCTTGTCAATGATCCTGCTTGGGTTGCAACTGTTCGTTCTTTGTGCCAAAAGACTGTTCGTGAATGGATAATTGTTTCTCTATCCTATGCTCCATGCACTAGTCAGGGCCTTCTTCAGGAGAGGCTCTGCATAGCAAACACCTTGCAAAAAGCACAACCTACTACAGATGTTGTTTCTCTTTTATCTGAGATCAAGATTGGTACAGGTAAAAATGATAATTGGTCTGGCACAAAAACTGCAAATATTCCTGCTGTGATAGCTGCAGCAGCTGCAGCATCTGGAGCCAATTTAAAATTGACTGAGGCATTCAATTTGGAGGTACTAAGTACTGGTATTGTTAGTGCAAATGTGAAGTGTAACCATGCTGGAGAAATTGCAGGCATGAGACGTTTATATGAAACAATTGGTGGGGTTGATCCTATGTCCGCTTTTGGAAATGGACAGAGTCTTGATCTACCAGGCTATGGACCTGGAGCTCTCACTCAGAATCCACAGTCCAAAAATGGTTCTTTTTGTGAAGTACTGCTTACAAGATTTGTGCGTTTACTCCAGAAATTTGTTAACACAGCAGAGAAAGGTGATGAGGTAGATAAATCATCATTTCGAGAAACATGTTCTCAAGCTACCGCTTTGCTTCTTTCATATCTGGTAATTTTAATCTTGATATCATGttcacttcttcttcttctttttttaagcTTTTGTCCCTCATTACTACTGTTGAACTTGATGGAATATTGTATTTTCAGGGATCAGATGCAAAATCAAATATTGAGAGCTTTTCACAGCTTTTACGTCTTCTTTGCTGGTGCCCAGCTTATATCTTAACACCTGATGCCATGGAAACTGGTATATTTATTTGGACATGGTTGGTTTCAGCAGCTCCTCAGTTTGGTCCTATTATCCTTGCTGAATTGGTTGATGCATGGTTGTGGACGGTTGACACTAGACGAGGTCTTTTTGCATCTGAAGCACGGTATTCTGGTCCTGCTGCTAAATTAAGGCCTCATTTGCAACCTGGGGAGCCAGAATTACTGCCTGGAAATGGCCATGTTGATCAAATAATGGCCCACAGACTATGGATTGGATTTTTTATTGACCGCTTTGAGGTTATATGTTTAGATTTTATCCCAATCACTTATTTTTGTAGTGAAGGTCTGGTCTTCAAGTgatctattttctattttagaaTTCACTAACATTAATGACTTTCTATAATCCTGTTTATTTTCATTCCTCAAGACACTATGTTTCATTGAAGCAATGATACTCTTACCTTAATTTGAGATATTTCAGCATAAACTAGACGATTTCACATATCTCAACACctgtttattttttgtaaagCACCCTAGCTTTTTATCATTTCATGCTAAGTGAAAGATAAGAATCTGTTCGAACTTAGTTTTATTGATCTGGTCACTCAAAATCCATATAGATTTTTAACCttgactttttttctttttctttttctttttttttccttgaataTGTGTTCAGGTGGTTCGCCAAGATAGTGTTGAGCAGCTTTTACTACTAGGTCGATTGTTACAAGGATCCACGAAGCTCCCCTGGAACTTTACTCATCATCCATGTGCAACCGGGACGTTTTTCACTCTCATGCTTTTAGGGCTAAAGTTTTGCTCTTGTAAATCCCAGGGTAGTTCACAGAACTTCAGGACTGGGCTTCAGCTACTGGAAGACAGGATTTACAGGTAGATTGTATTCTGTATGTATTCAGAATAGCATTTCCACACCTGACAGCACTCTCTCATGCCATTTTCTCATTCTACAATTTACTTGTGCATAGTTATAGTCTGTAGCCTAggttcaaatatataattatataaaccaGCCTGTAGCCTCTCTCTAGCTTGTCAAATTGGCAGGTTTGAACATAATCTTTTTGATCTATTATCGGATTTCTATTTGTTGTCCAATATCTGAGCAATAAATTTGTTTCCAAACATAAATTCACTTGTGGTCTttctaagtttttattttttgaaagttcaatTTTGTTCTGTGACATGAGGGAAGCTTGTGATAATGGAAGGAAATGAGTCTTGAATTTACAACATCTCTATCTATGTCTATCCTTATTTTGATCCTTTgacttattcattttttttcactGTTTAAGTTCTATAGCGGATCTGTGACTATTTTTAGCACTTAACCATATAAATTGTTTGTACATAGGTGCGCTGAGATTTTCTGTCAATAAGGCTTTATTGAGATTGACAATTTTTGCATTTTGGTGACATTTAGCAGATTTTAGTAATTTCTCTTGCTCATTTGTAGGTCCGCATTGGGCTGGTTTTCTCATAAACCTGATTGGTTTGACATGAGTAATAACAATTTTGCATTGAGTGAGGCTCAATCTGTTTCTGTGTTCGTCCATCATCTTTTAAATGAGCCATTGGATACTCAGCTTGATACAAAGGGACAGGTTCCTGAAAATGGAAGCTCTAATGATGCGGTAAGACCATTCTTGTAGCATAGATTTTACCCGAAAGGTAATATCAGACATTCATTCTTGAATCTGTGATTTGTAACTGCTATAAGAACAGAGAAAGTTTCTGCCAAACATAGCACCATTTTTATCAGGAAAtgatatttgtttgtttattattactccgtattatatatatacaaaggtaTTGCAAGCAACTATTCAGATGGTTGTGCACATTTCAAATTGTTCATAATTTGCATGCAGAAAGATCAGTATCACCCAGTTTGGGGTAAGATTGAGAATTATGCGGCTGGAAAAGAAAAGCGGAAGCAGTTGCTTTTGATGCTATCCCAGCATGAAGCTGATAGGCTTGAAGTTTGGGCACATCCTGTTGCCAAGTAAACCGTGGTCaattgctatgtttattttCAGACTTTGTTCCTGGAAGGCAGCTAATTACCTTTAAATATTTGTTACATGTTAGGGAAAGTGCTTTGCGGCCTAAAATTAGCTCAGAGAAAATGGTTGACTATGCTAAGACTGCTTTCGCTGTTGATCCTCGGATAGCTTTAGCACTTGCTTCAAGGTTTCCCACAAATAATGCTCTGAAAGGGGAAGTGACCCAGTTGGTTCAGGTATACATTTTGGgcttaaaaatgagtatttccATTTTGCAATTAGATCTGGTAAATGCAAATGTTCTTTTTCGTAAAAATATGAAGTATCAACTTAGGGGAAATTTGAACCAGTTCGTCATTGTGACAGTTCTGCCTTTCaaacttttgttatttttattactttttttttaatctcatccTTTTATGCaaagtttatattatacttGGAGCTGTTCATTTAGGTAAAATTGATCTCCATTTACTTGTTTGCTCCTATTGATGTGACTTAGATTTCTTTTGTTTCTATTCCAGTCACACATATTGGAGATTCGTAACATACCTGAAGCTTTGCCATACTTTGTCACCCCTAAAGCCATTGATGAAAATTCTTCACTTTTGCAACAATTGCCACACTGGGCTGCTGCTTCAATCACAATGGTTTTGGATTTCCTTACACCCCCATATAAGGGTCATCCTCGTGTGATGGCTTACGTTCTAAGGGTGCTGGAATCGTATCCTCCTGATTCGGTGACCTTCTTCATGCCTCAACTGGTGCAGGCTTTAAGATATGATGATGAGGTGCGTTATCATCCTTGTGTTTAGCCATTTGGATGTGCCATAGTAGTGAATATCTTGCTAGAATTTAAGTAGAAAATAGTTCTGATGCATTTTCTGCATGATGGGTAATTGTTGTGCAGAAGTTAGTGCAAGGATACCTACTCAGAGCCACCACACGGAGTGATGTATTTGCTCATATTCTGATATGGATGTTACAGGTGCAAGAaactttgctttgtttattgaTTTCTTTGAATGTTACTGCCCTTATGGATCATCCCTGGCTTCTTTTCTTCATGTCACTTTAATGGAGAACCAATCAATATGAGTATCTCTTGCTTCAGATAAGCATGCTCTAATACGCCTTTGAAAACTATTGacttctttaaaataataataataatcagggAGAGACCTGTGAACCAGAGGCCGGAGTCGAATTAAGCCCAGAGGCTGCTGCAAAGGTATGCCTGTGTAATTTGTTTTTCAACTGATTATTTTAACATTCCAGGGAGAAACTAGTCTTATTGCTCTTTTAGGGCTGGCTATGTTCAACTAAAACTCACATGCTGTGAAATGTAAACATATCTTATTGAACTTCAAGTATGTACCCTTTTAGCATGATAATTGTAGTTCtctattatttgattattgGAATGTCTACTGAATACCTTGAATTTTGTATGTTCCTTAACATCTCTGACACTGCAACAGAGAAAGACAAATGCCTTGTGTGGAACTCCAGTTATTTCCTTTTCTGGGAACTACTTCTCCCTTTCCTGGAGTTTTAGGAGCCACAACTctttccataataataataataataatgagggAGGGGATCCCATAAGTGCCATTGCGCATTTGCTTTGTTTCTCTCCCTATGTATAcgtaatacatacatacatatatttatttatttatttatgcacattgtatgcatgtgtgtgtgtgtgtctatatatatatatatatatatatatatgtggtcgcgccttcccgtgcggttcacaccactcaatgttagaaaacgcaccacaatgaaaatacataaaaacaccataaaacacaccacacacgcaaaataatgcaccataactcccctgcccctattGGTGCATTTGCTGACactatgtggtgtatatttgcatacctag is a window of Ipomoea triloba cultivar NCNSP0323 chromosome 16, ASM357664v1 DNA encoding:
- the LOC116007928 gene encoding phosphatidylinositol 4-kinase alpha 1-like, which produces MWKKCDIFVDHGIDEAEVVPDFLLPALEEVDKGNETEIVYEGQADGVKATYLLAVAFLEIIRFISNGGILNVHPSSTASRSSFSCVFEYLKSPNLVPAVSQCLTAIVHRAFETALSWLEDQTSDSGRASETRETTLSIHACFLIKNLTQRDEHVRDISVNLLNQFRDRFPQILWNSSCLDSLLLSVQNDPSSALVNDPAWVATVRSLCQKTVREWIIVSLSYAPCTSQGLLQERLCIANTLQKAQPTTDVVSLLSEIKIGTGKNDNWSGTKTANIPAVIAAAAAASGANLKLTEAFNLEVLSTGIVSANVKCNHAGEIAGMRRLYETIGGVDPMSAFGNGQSLDLPGYGPGALTQNPQSKNGSFCEVLLTRFVRLLQKFVNTAEKGDEVDKSSFRETCSQATALLLSYLGSDAKSNIESFSQLLRLLCWCPAYILTPDAMETGIFIWTWLVSAAPQFGPIILAELVDAWLWTVDTRRGLFASEARYSGPAAKLRPHLQPGEPELLPGNGHVDQIMAHRLWIGFFIDRFEVVRQDSVEQLLLLGRLLQGSTKLPWNFTHHPCATGTFFTLMLLGLKFCSCKSQGSSQNFRTGLQLLEDRIYRSALGWFSHKPDWFDMSNNNFALSEAQSVSVFVHHLLNEPLDTQLDTKGQVPENGSSNDAKDQYHPVWGKIENYAAGKEKRKQLLLMLSQHEADRLEVWAHPVAKESALRPKISSEKMVDYAKTAFAVDPRIALALASRFPTNNALKGEVTQLVQSHILEIRNIPEALPYFVTPKAIDENSSLLQQLPHWAAASITMVLDFLTPPYKGHPRVMAYVLRVLESYPPDSVTFFMPQLVQALRYDDEKLVQGYLLRATTRSDVFAHILIWMLQGETCEPEAGVELSPEAAAKGETSLIALLGLAMFN